Genomic window (Streptomyces sp. RerS4):
ACGAACACCAAAGCGACCGAGGCGGTCGGCCAACCGCCTTGGAGAACACCCCACTTCCGTTTCATGGAGGATCAAGACATGGCAAGCATCCGTACCGCCCGCGTCATCGCCGCCGTCGCCGCTTTGCCCCTCGCCGTCGCCCTCTTCGGCGGCGTGGCCGCGGCCGACAACGGCTCCTTCGCGAACGACGGATCGAATGCGAGTGTCGCGAGCATCATCGGCAGCGGCGTCGGCGGCAACAACCACGGCAACTCCTCCACCTCACAGCAGGTGGCCACCGGCTCCGGCGCGTCCAACCAGAACAACACCGCGCAGGTCAACGGGTCCGCTTACACGGCGATCCACCAGGCCAACTCGAACGTCGCGGTGAACTTCTTCCCCTGGTGGTAGTCGCTCACTGAGCCGAGCCAACCTCTGAGGGCGCCCGTACGACCGGACCGGCTGGGGTCCGGTAGTGCGGGCGCCCTCGTGCGTGTCCGCCCCGTGAGCCCGCGGCCCCCGCAAGTTCCCTGCCTCCCGCCGACCTTGACATCCACAAGCGATCTGACGGACAGTCAGGTTCACTCGTCGATGTGATGCTCCGGGAGGCCAGAGTCGTGCACCTCGCCCCGTCCGAAGCCCAGTCGCGGCTCCGCGTCGAACTGCGCGCGTACTTCCGGGAACTGCTCCCCGACGGGCCGCCCGAGGACCCGGCCGCCCAACGGGCCCTGCTGCGCCGCATCGGCGCCGACGGGCTGCTCGGCCTCGGCTGGCCCGTCGAGTACGGCGGCCAAGGCCGCGACCCCGACGAGCAGTTCGTCTTCTTCGACGAGGCCTACCGCGCCGGCGCGCCCGTCTCCATGGTCACCCTCAACACCGTCGGCCCCACCCTCATGAAGTACGGCACCCAGGAGCAGAAGGACTACTTCCTGCCCCGCATCCTCAAGGGCGACATCGTCTTCGCCATCGGCTACTCCGAGCCCGAGGCCGGCACCGACCTCGCCGCCCTGCGCACCCGCGCCGTACGGGAAAACGGCCCGGGTGCCTGCCCCGACGGCCACTGGCGCATCGACGGGCAGAAGATCTTCACCTCCAACGCCCAGAACGCCGACTGGATCTGGCTGGCCTGCCGCACCGCCCCCGACGCCCCCAAACACCAGGGCATCTCGATCATCCTCGTGCCCACCGACAGCCCCGGTTTCAGCTGGACCCCGATCGAGACGGTCGGCGGACTCACCACCACGGCGACGTACTACGACGCCATCCGCGTCCCCGCCGGCAACCTCGTCGGCCCCGAACACGGAGGCTGGGGCCTGATCACCAACCAGCTCAACCACGAGCGCGTCGCCCTCGCCGCCATCGGCATGCAGGCCGAGGACTTCTACGAGGTCGCCCTCGCCCACGCCCGCGCCCCCGACCCGGTCACCGGCGAGCGCCCGGCCGACCGCCCCTGGGTACGGTCCCGGCTCGCCGAGGCGCACGCGCGGCTGGCCGCCGTACGCCTCCTCAACTGGCGCCTCGTCCAGGACGTGGGCGCGGGCACCCTGGCTCCCGGTGACGCCAGCGGCGTCAAGTTCCTCGGCACCGAGTCCACCGTCGAGGTCTACCGCGTGTGCCAGGAGGCGGTCGGTGAGGAAGCGCTGATCAGAGGGGCCGCCGGCATCGCGGGCGGCGAGCTGGAACGGCTGAACCGCGCGGCCCAGATCAACACCTTCGGCGGCGGCGTCAGCGAGGTCCAACGGGAGATCGTCGCCATGATGCGCCTCGGTATGAAGGGGAGGAAGCGATGACCAGGACACTGACACCGTCCGACGAGCGGTTCCACGCCCTGCTGCGGACCTTCGAGGGCCGCCCCGCCGCCACCGCCGGCCGGGCCAAGGACGTGGTGAACGAGCCGATGATCCGCCACTGGTGTGAGGCCATGGGGGACAGCAACCCGAACTACACCGGCCCCGACGCCATCGCACCGCCCACGATGCTCCAGGCCTGGACGATGGGCGGACTCTCCGGCCACACGGACCGCTCCTCCGCCTACGACGAACTGTTCGAACTCCTCGACGGCGCGGGCTGCACCTCGGTCGTCGCGACCGACTGCGAGCAGGAGTACCTGCGCCCGCTGCGCCCCGGCGACACGGTCACCTTCGACGCCGTCATCGAGTCGGTCTCCCCGCGCAAGACGACCAAGCTGGGCACCGGGCACTTCGTGACCACCCGGATGGACGTCCGCGCGAACGGCGAACCAGCCGGCACGCACCGCTTCCGCATCCTCAAGTACGCCCCGGCGGCACGCCCGCAGACCGCCGGCCCGGAGACCGCCCGCCCGCAGACCGCGCCCCAGCGGCCCCGCCGTCCGCGTCCCGTGATCAACCGCGACAACCAGGGGTTCTGGGACGGGGTCCGCGAGCACAGACTGCTGATCCAGCGCTGCACCGCCTGCCGGACCCTGCGCTTCCCCTGGCTCCCCGGCTGCAACGCCTGCTCCTCCCCCGAATGGGACACCGTCGAGGCGAGCGGCGCCGGCACGGTGTACTCGTACGTCGTCATGCACCACCCGCCCTTCCCCGCCTTCGATCCCCCGTACGCGGTGGCCCTCGTCGAGCTGGCGGAGGGCGTACGGATCATCGGCAACATCACCGGTGTCCCCTACGACAAGGTCCGCATCGGCCTCCCCGTCCACCTGGAGTTCCTGCGCGTCGACGACACGCTCGAACTCCCCGTCTTCCGAGGGGGAGCGGGCTGACATGGACTTCCACCCCACCGTGGAACAGGCCGAGGCGGCAGCCCTCGCCGCCCGGATCTTCCGCGACCTCGCCACCCACGAACGCC
Coding sequences:
- a CDS encoding acyl-CoA dehydrogenase family protein; translation: MHLAPSEAQSRLRVELRAYFRELLPDGPPEDPAAQRALLRRIGADGLLGLGWPVEYGGQGRDPDEQFVFFDEAYRAGAPVSMVTLNTVGPTLMKYGTQEQKDYFLPRILKGDIVFAIGYSEPEAGTDLAALRTRAVRENGPGACPDGHWRIDGQKIFTSNAQNADWIWLACRTAPDAPKHQGISIILVPTDSPGFSWTPIETVGGLTTTATYYDAIRVPAGNLVGPEHGGWGLITNQLNHERVALAAIGMQAEDFYEVALAHARAPDPVTGERPADRPWVRSRLAEAHARLAAVRLLNWRLVQDVGAGTLAPGDASGVKFLGTESTVEVYRVCQEAVGEEALIRGAAGIAGGELERLNRAAQINTFGGGVSEVQREIVAMMRLGMKGRKR
- a CDS encoding bifunctional MaoC family dehydratase N-terminal/OB-fold nucleic acid binding domain-containing protein; the encoded protein is MTRTLTPSDERFHALLRTFEGRPAATAGRAKDVVNEPMIRHWCEAMGDSNPNYTGPDAIAPPTMLQAWTMGGLSGHTDRSSAYDELFELLDGAGCTSVVATDCEQEYLRPLRPGDTVTFDAVIESVSPRKTTKLGTGHFVTTRMDVRANGEPAGTHRFRILKYAPAARPQTAGPETARPQTAPQRPRRPRPVINRDNQGFWDGVREHRLLIQRCTACRTLRFPWLPGCNACSSPEWDTVEASGAGTVYSYVVMHHPPFPAFDPPYAVALVELAEGVRIIGNITGVPYDKVRIGLPVHLEFLRVDDTLELPVFRGGAG